In Mycobacterium sp. Aquia_213, the sequence ACCGAATTACCTTGCCGGTCAATCAATACCGCGCCCTCGCCGCGGATGGCCTCGGTGATCAGCGGCCGGCGACCGCCGGCTTGGCCACCGAACAGCATGGTGGGGTGGAACTGGATGAACTCGAGATCGCTGACCGCGACGCCGGCCCACAACGCCAAAGCTATTCCGTCGCCGGTGGATCCGTCGGGGTTGGTGGTCGCGCTGTAGAGATGCCCGAGGCCGCCGGAGGCCAGGATCACCGAAGGCGCGCTGACGATCCCGACTCCGTCCGGATTGCCCACGGCCACCCCGGTCACCGCCGTACCGTCGTGCAGCACGCGCAGCGCCACATGGCTGCTGCGGATGTCCAGCATCCGGGCGGCGTGGTCGAGTGCTCGCTGGACCTCGGCGCCGGTGGCGTCGCCGCCGGCGTGCACGATGCGCCGTCGCGAGTGCCCGCCCTCGCGGGTCAGCGCCCACTGGCCCGGCACGGCTTCGTCGAATCGCGCGCCATCGCCGACCAATTCGCTGACCGCGCGATAGCCGTCGGCGACGATCGAGTACACCGCTTGGGGATCGCACATGCCCGCGCCCGCGGCCAGGGTGTCCGCGACGTGGGCCTCGACGGAGTCGTCGTGGTCCGGCAGCACGACCGCGATCCCGCCCTGCGCGTAGTGCGTGGCGGTGACCCCGTGGGTTTCGTCGGCCTTGCTGAGGACGACGACGTTGCGCCCGGCACGATGGGCCGCCAGCGCGGCGGCCAATCCCCCGACACCCGTGCCGATCACGACGACGTCGGCGCTAGCGGTCCAAGCGGGACCGGTCATCATTCGCCGCCGCCCGGCCGGCCGATCTCGATCATGCGTTGCACGCTGCGCCGGCCCGCCGCCGCGACTTCCGGATCGACGTGAACCTCGTCCGCGCCCTCGACCAGGCAGCGCAGCAGCGCCCCGGGGGTGATCATCTTCATGTACTTGCAGGACGCGCGGTCGTTGACCGCGCGGAATTCGACTTCCGGTGCGGCCCGGCGCAATTGGTGCAGCATGCCGACTTCGGTGGCGACCAGGACCTTGCGGGCCCGGGTCTCGCGCGCCGCGTCGAGCATGCCGCCAGTGGAAAGAATCTTCACCCGATCGGCCGGGAACGCTCCCTCGCCGGCGAGGTACAACGCCGAAGTGGCACAACCGCATTCGGGGTGCACATACAGCTCGGCATCGGGATTGGCGCGGGCCTGCTCGGTGAGCTCGTCGCCGTTGATTCCGGCGTGCACGTGGCATTCACCGGCCCACACGTGGACGTTCTTGCGGCCGGTCACCCGGCGGACGTGGGCGCCGAGGAATTGGTCCGGGCAGAACAGCACCTCGCGGTCGGGGTCGATCGACTCGACCACGTCGACCGCGTTGGACGAGGTGCAGCAGATGTCGGTGAGCGCCTTCACGGCCGCGGTGGTGTTGACGTAGGAGACGACGACGGCACCGGGGTGCTCGTCTTTCCAGGCGCGCAGCTCGTCGGGCGTGATCGAATCGGCCAGCGAGCAACCGGCCCGCTGATCCGGAATGAGCACGGTCTTCTCCGGGCTCAGAATCTTGGCCGTCTCGGCCATGAAGTGCACGCCGCAGAACACGATGGTGTCCTCCGGCGCTTCGGCCGCGATCCGCGACAGCGCCAGCGAGTCCCCGACGTGGTCGGCGACGTCCTGGATCGCGGGCAGCTGGTAATTGTGCGCGAGCACGGTGGCCCCGCGCAGTTGCGCCAGACGGCGAATCTCGTTGGCCCACTGCTCATCACCGTCGACGCCGCCGTAACCGGCGGCGGAATTGGTAATGCTGGCAACCATGTCTTCGGCGAGCGTGTCCATGCGATTCATGACCGTCACGGCGGCTCCTTTCGACTTAGGAGGTTTTCGACTTATAATCGAAAACATGCCCAATGGTAGCACCGCCCACGAAGTGCTCGCGGTCGTGTTCCAGGTTCGGCAGGCCACCGAGCAGGTTAAGGGAGCCTCCCGAAAGGGAAAACCGCAGCTTAACGTGCTGTTATGGCAGCGTGCGCGCGATCCGCAACGGGGCTTCTGGTCGCTGCCGGGCGGGCGGGTGCGCAACGACGAGGACATGATCACCTCCGTGCGGCGTCAGCTGGCCGAAAAGGTGGATCTGCAAGAGCTGGCTCACCTGGAGCAGCTCGCCGTGTTCTCCGACCCACGCCGCGTCCCAGGCGCACGGGTGATCGCGTCGACCTTCCTGGGCCTGGTGCCCTCCCCCGCGACTCCGGAGCTGCCGCCGGACACCCGTTGGCACCCGGTGAGTGCGCTGCCGCCGATGGCGTTCGATCACGGCCCGATGGTGACGCACGCGCACGCCCGGCTGATCGCCAAGATGTCCTACACCAACATCGGATTCGCCTTGGCACCAAAGGAATTCGCACTGTCCACGCTGCGCGACATCTATAGCGCAACGCTGGGTCATCAAGTGGATGCGACGAATCTGCAGCGGGTGTTGGCCCGGCGCGGCGTAATCACGCAAACCGGCACCATCGCGCAGTCGGGTCGCAGCGGCGGGCGACCGGCAGCGTTGTACCACTTCACCGACTCGCAGCTGCGGGTCACCGACGAATTCGCCGCGCTGCGGCCGCCCGGCCAGCCTTAATCTGCATCACCCCCGGCCGGTGGGCGAGAAATGGCTCACAACCTGGCCATTACATTTTGGTTACCGCATGTTCATGCGCGAAAATGCCCGGTGGCCTAGAAGGGATCGGCGAATTGGTTGAACTCGGCAATTTGGCAGGCACCGACGGTGCGGAATGGATCGGTCGGCCGCCACATGAGCAACTGCGGCCCAAAGCGCGCCCGCTGCTGCCCGCAGACGACCCGTTCTACCAGCCACCTTCGGGCTTCCAACACGCCGAGCCCGGCACGGTACTGCGCTCCCGCGACGTCGAACTGGCCTTCCTCGGCCTGATTCCACAGGCGGTTGCGGCCATCCAGCTGCTCTACCGGACGACGGACATGAACGGCGCCCCGGAGGCCTGCGTCACCACGGTGCTCGTTCCCGCCGACCGTGTCGTCGGGCAGAACTGCCCGCTGCTGTCGTATCAATGCGCGATCGACGCGATGGCGTCGCGCTGCTTTCCGTCGTATGCACTGCGCAGAAGGGCGAAGGCGCTGGGTTCAATCGCCCAGTTGGAACTCGTCATGGTGGCCGCCGCGCTCGCCGAAGGCTGGGCGGTTTCGGTCCCCGACCACGAAGGCCTGCAAGGGATCTGGGGCGCACCCTACGCACCCGGCTATCGCGTCCTGGACGGCATCCGGGCCGCCCTGAACTCAGAGCGGGTCGCGTTGTCGCCGTCCGCCCCGATCGGGCTGTGGGGATACTCCGGCGGTGGGCTGGCCAGCGCCTGGGCCGCCGAGATGTGTGCCGACTATGCGCCCGAGCTCAACATTGTCGGCGCGGTGCTGGGATCGCCCGTCGGCGACCTGGGCCACACCTTCCGACGCCTCAACGGTGGTGTGTTCGCGGGTTTGCCCGCGCTGGTGGTGGCCGCGCTCGCGCACATCTACCCCGAGTTGGACCGGGTGATCAAGGAACACACCAACGCCGAGGGCCGCGCCCTGCTGGACCGGCTGGAAAACATGACCACGGTCGGCGCGATCCTGCGGATGGCCGGCAAGAACATGGGCAGCTACCTCGACGAACCCCTCGAGGACATCCTGTCCTCGCCCGAGGTGTCCTACGTCTTCGACAGCATCAAGCTGGGCGTCGCGACGCCCGCGCCGCCGGTCCTGATCGTGCAGGCCGTGTACGACTACCTGATCGACGTCCACGACATCGACGCGCTGGCCGATGCCTATTCGGCCGGTGGCGCCGACGTCAGCTACCACCGCGACGCGTTCAACGAACACGCACTGTTGCACCCGTTGTCGGCGCCGATGACGCTGCGCTGGCTCACCGACCGCTTCGCCGGCCGGCCGTTGAAGGACCATCTGATCAGGACCGCCTGGCCGACTGCCTTCAACCCGATCACCTACACCGGCATGCTTCGGCTCGGCGTGATCGCGGCCAAGGTCATCACCGGACGAAAGATTCGCCGCCGTCCGCTATGAGACGGACGCTTCCGGCTCCATCGGAAGCGAGTGCGTCGGCCGGCCGGCAAGCCCCGAGCTGCCCAAGTCGTCGTGGGCGCTTCCGGCCGCCAGCAGGGCATAGACCAGCGCGGCGATGGCGGCGGGCCATAACAGCGTGATGGCTATCTGCAACGGCCCGGGCCCGAAGAACACCGGCGGCGCCTGGACGACGTAGGACACCGCGGGGCTGCCCACCACCGGCACCTTGTCGACGTCCAGCGCGCCATAGCGCAGCAGAGCCAGCACCGCGCCCACCCCCGAGGCCACCCCGGCGGCGCCCACCATGCCGATCGTCAGCCCGATGACCATGCCCGGGCCGCGCAGCCGGCGCCACTGCCACGTCAACACCGGCGCCACGACCGCCAGCACCGTCAACAGACCCAGCAGCAGGCACGGCACGTCGAAGAAATGCTGGGACTCGGTGCCCAGGTAATCGTGCACCCGCTCGCCGGAGCGAGTCATCGCCACCACCAAATGAATCGGCGGGGCCAGCCACGCCCATAGGGCGCCGACCAATACTCCGGTCGCCGAAAGTCCAAGCGCCACAAGGATAATCGCGCGCAGGCGGGACGGGGCGACGCGACCGGTGGGCTCGGCGGGCGCGGCCACCCAGGGTTCGGTCACCGCTGGGTCTCCAGATCCGCCGAGTCGACCTCACCGTGCCGCGAACAGCGAGCGCGCCACCCGTCGGGGCGCACCTGCACGATCATCCGGCGCCCACATTCGGCGCAGAAGCGCGGGGGCTCAAGGCCGAGCCGGGCCGCGGTGGGCACTGTGGTACCCCCCAATTCCCCGGTGTAGACGTTGTAGACGCCGGCGCTGACCGGAGCTCCCAGATCTCCAACCACAAGACTCCAACCTAGCCGTTGACGGCTGGCTTAGAGAGTCGCATTGAGCGCCTTGATGGGCATCTGTAGATCCTCGAGCAGTTCCAGATCGGATTCGGCGGGACGGCCGAGTGTGGTCAGGTAATTCCCGACGATCACGGCGTTGATGCCGCCCAGGATGCCCTGCTTGGCGCCGAGGTCGCCCAGGGTGATCTCCCGGCCACCGGCGAAGCGCAGCATCGTGCGCGGCAACGCCAGCCGGAACGCGGCCACCGACTTCAGCGCTTCGCTGACCGGCATCACCTCGAGGTCGCCGAACGGCGTACCGGGCCGCGGGTTGAGGAAGTTCAGCGGCACCTCGTCGGGGTCGAGCTCGGCGAGGTCGGCGGCGAATTCCGCACGCTGCTCCAGCGTCTCCCCCATGCCGAGGATGCCGCCGCAGCACACCTCCATGCCCGCGTCGCGCACCATCGTCAGCGTCTGCCAGCGCTCTTCCCAGGTGTGCGTGGTGACGACATTGGTGAAGAACGACTTGGCGGTCTCCAGGTTGTGGTTGTAGCGGTGCACGCCCATCGCGGCGAGCTCGGAGACCTGCTCCGCGCTCAGCATGCCCAGCGAGCAGGCGACGTTGATCTCGACCTCGTTGCGAATCGCCTCGATACCGGCCGCGACCTGGGACATCAGCCGTTTGTCCGGACCACGCACCGCGGCCACGATGCAGAACTCGGTGGCACCGGACTTCGCGGTTTGCTTGGCCGCCTCGACCAGGCTCGGAATGTCCAGCCAGGCGCTGCGCACCGGCGAGGCGAACAGCCCGGACTGGGAACAGAAGTGGCAGTCCTCGGGACAGCCGCCGGTCTTGAGGCTGATGATGCCCTCGACCTCGACCTCGGGGCCACACCAGCGCATCCGCACCTCGTGGGCCAGCGCCAACAGCTCCTCGAGCCGCTCGTCGGGCAGCTGCAGCACCGCAAGGACCTGGTCCCGGCTCAATCCCTCGCCGCCCTCGAGCACCTGCCGGCGGGCTACCGCCAGGATGTCGTCGTCATGGCCGGCATCGGTGGTGGGTCGAGTTGCCGCTTGAGTCACCAAGTACTCCCCTGCATCTTTGTCGCGTCCGCGTCTGCGGTCACATCCGCCACAACGTCGTGGCAGCCTGAACGAAACGGTGTTCAAAGTAGGGTAACGGCCCGCGCGCACGCGCCCGCGACGTGGGCGAGCCCGGGCCGCGGATTCGGCTACCCGTTCACCGGCCTGTACCTGCTGTTCGGCGGTTAGAGCGGATGCTCGACGCGCTTGTTGCCGTCCCAGCGGCGCAGGCCCGCGAAGCTGCCCTCGATCTGCGCCGGCCGGCCCGCGATGCGCAGCGCCCGTCCCAGCTGCGCGCCACCGACCCGGCGGGCCAGCGTGACGTGTGCGGTCCACTGCCCGGGCAGGCTGTTGGCCATCGGCGCGGGCGCCAGATGCGGACGGCACAGCCGGTGCACCTCGGCGTGTAGCGCCAGCAGGTCGCTGGTCGGCACCAGCAGCCGGGCGAACACGGCGCTGGTCCGGCCGAACAGCACCGGCGCACCGATCAGGGCACCCAGCGGAAGCCGCTCGCGCACCGGACGCAGCAAGTCGTCGACGTCGGCCGAAATGCTTTCCGCG encodes:
- a CDS encoding L-aspartate oxidase, whose translation is MTGPAWTASADVVVIGTGVGGLAAALAAHRAGRNVVVLSKADETHGVTATHYAQGGIAVVLPDHDDSVEAHVADTLAAGAGMCDPQAVYSIVADGYRAVSELVGDGARFDEAVPGQWALTREGGHSRRRIVHAGGDATGAEVQRALDHAARMLDIRSSHVALRVLHDGTAVTGVAVGNPDGVGIVSAPSVILASGGLGHLYSATTNPDGSTGDGIALALWAGVAVSDLEFIQFHPTMLFGGQAGGRRPLITEAIRGEGAVLIDRQGNSVTAGVHPMGDLAPRDVVAGAIDARLRATGDECVFLDARGIEGFEARFPNVTAACRAAGVDPVRQPIPVVPGAHYSCGGVVTDVHGQTELPGLFAAGEVARTGMHGANRLASNSLLEGLVVGGRAGTAAATHALAAGRVRATAPEPIAHTASKRRELQTAMTRDASVVRDAAGLQRLSETLSRARIRAVEGRRDFEDVALTLTARAVAAAALARNESRGCHHRAEYPAAAPEKARSITVRSADTVDADNLAAVS
- the nadA gene encoding quinolinate synthase NadA, giving the protein MTVMNRMDTLAEDMVASITNSAAGYGGVDGDEQWANEIRRLAQLRGATVLAHNYQLPAIQDVADHVGDSLALSRIAAEAPEDTIVFCGVHFMAETAKILSPEKTVLIPDQRAGCSLADSITPDELRAWKDEHPGAVVVSYVNTTAAVKALTDICCTSSNAVDVVESIDPDREVLFCPDQFLGAHVRRVTGRKNVHVWAGECHVHAGINGDELTEQARANPDAELYVHPECGCATSALYLAGEGAFPADRVKILSTGGMLDAARETRARKVLVATEVGMLHQLRRAAPEVEFRAVNDRASCKYMKMITPGALLRCLVEGADEVHVDPEVAAAGRRSVQRMIEIGRPGGGE
- a CDS encoding NUDIX hydrolase, yielding MPNGSTAHEVLAVVFQVRQATEQVKGASRKGKPQLNVLLWQRARDPQRGFWSLPGGRVRNDEDMITSVRRQLAEKVDLQELAHLEQLAVFSDPRRVPGARVIASTFLGLVPSPATPELPPDTRWHPVSALPPMAFDHGPMVTHAHARLIAKMSYTNIGFALAPKEFALSTLRDIYSATLGHQVDATNLQRVLARRGVITQTGTIAQSGRSGGRPAALYHFTDSQLRVTDEFAALRPPGQP
- a CDS encoding lipase family protein, which encodes MVELGNLAGTDGAEWIGRPPHEQLRPKARPLLPADDPFYQPPSGFQHAEPGTVLRSRDVELAFLGLIPQAVAAIQLLYRTTDMNGAPEACVTTVLVPADRVVGQNCPLLSYQCAIDAMASRCFPSYALRRRAKALGSIAQLELVMVAAALAEGWAVSVPDHEGLQGIWGAPYAPGYRVLDGIRAALNSERVALSPSAPIGLWGYSGGGLASAWAAEMCADYAPELNIVGAVLGSPVGDLGHTFRRLNGGVFAGLPALVVAALAHIYPELDRVIKEHTNAEGRALLDRLENMTTVGAILRMAGKNMGSYLDEPLEDILSSPEVSYVFDSIKLGVATPAPPVLIVQAVYDYLIDVHDIDALADAYSAGGADVSYHRDAFNEHALLHPLSAPMTLRWLTDRFAGRPLKDHLIRTAWPTAFNPITYTGMLRLGVIAAKVITGRKIRRRPL
- a CDS encoding DUF2567 domain-containing protein: MTEPWVAAPAEPTGRVAPSRLRAIILVALGLSATGVLVGALWAWLAPPIHLVVAMTRSGERVHDYLGTESQHFFDVPCLLLGLLTVLAVVAPVLTWQWRRLRGPGMVIGLTIGMVGAAGVASGVGAVLALLRYGALDVDKVPVVGSPAVSYVVQAPPVFFGPGPLQIAITLLWPAAIAALVYALLAAGSAHDDLGSSGLAGRPTHSLPMEPEASVS
- the bioB gene encoding biotin synthase BioB produces the protein MTQAATRPTTDAGHDDDILAVARRQVLEGGEGLSRDQVLAVLQLPDERLEELLALAHEVRMRWCGPEVEVEGIISLKTGGCPEDCHFCSQSGLFASPVRSAWLDIPSLVEAAKQTAKSGATEFCIVAAVRGPDKRLMSQVAAGIEAIRNEVEINVACSLGMLSAEQVSELAAMGVHRYNHNLETAKSFFTNVVTTHTWEERWQTLTMVRDAGMEVCCGGILGMGETLEQRAEFAADLAELDPDEVPLNFLNPRPGTPFGDLEVMPVSEALKSVAAFRLALPRTMLRFAGGREITLGDLGAKQGILGGINAVIVGNYLTTLGRPAESDLELLEDLQMPIKALNATL
- a CDS encoding 2'-5' RNA ligase family protein — its product is MVHSIELVFDRDTEAAIRRIWDELAGAGIPSQAPASRPHVTLAVAESISADVDDLLRPVRERLPLGALIGAPVLFGRTSAVFARLLVPTSDLLALHAEVHRLCRPHLAPAPMANSLPGQWTAHVTLARRVGGAQLGRALRIAGRPAQIEGSFAGLRRWDGNKRVEHPL